From a single Apium graveolens cultivar Ventura chromosome 2, ASM990537v1, whole genome shotgun sequence genomic region:
- the LOC141708020 gene encoding peptide-N4-(N-acetyl-beta-glucosaminyl)asparagine amidase A-like, giving the protein MGFTLLTLLHLLFLFFLHSNANISNSFPSRFFRSHLFESPTDIPPATFFQVTKPLDLPNTKPCSQLVLQHDFGYTYAKSPVVADYKPACPSPRFSRIVLEWKATCKGRQFDRIFGVWLGGVELLRSCTAEPITNGIVWTVQKDITRYYSLLITNQTLSVYLGNLVDHTYTGVYHVHLTFHFYPAQNYLGHGFNADLILPISRNLPLKDGLWFQVVNSTHVQSKKFKIPKNAYKAVLEVYVSPHENDEFWYTNLPNEYIALNNLTNVPGNGPFREVLVSLDGKVVGAVWPFTVIYTGGVNPLLWRPISAIGSFDLPTYDIEVTPLLETLLDGKTHEFGFSVTNALNVWYIDANLHIWLDGKSEKTEGKVLRTSSLSRRVSSESNFTGLNGTFLTTVSRLIKSTGWVKSSYGKITTQAIQQFNYSNLMEMGNNGNMQIVHQRIDFNDNVIANSGPYVDSVTSLKTFPLYLYSKNADQGDGAYTSVANLSMGFNEKRIKKSKFGSSVSSLKNLQEGQSSMLVKGNLVVSGVGSTQQAYSFNSHNSCYFRNVSSSNYTIIYDNENSKCSKTTPSHWGLGLLKWWQNPSLRAFLSSNPLEKKGQF; this is encoded by the coding sequence ATGGGTTTTACTCTCCTCACCCTACTCCACTTGTTGTTCTTATTCTTCCTTCACTCCAATGCAAATATCTCCAATTCATTTCCATCTCGCTTCTTCAGATCACATTTATTTGAATCCCCAACTGATATTCCACCTGCTACATTCTTTCAAGTAACCAAACCTCTTGACTTGCCCAACACAAAGCCTTGTTCTCAACTCGTTCTCCAACATGATTTTGGGTATACATATGCCAAGTCTCCTGTTGTTGCTGATTATAAACCCGCTTGCCCGTCTCCACGTTTCTCCAGAATTGTTCTTGAATGGAAAGCTACTTGTAAAGGCAGACAATTTGATCGCATTTTCGGGGTTTGGCTAGGTGGTGTTGAGCTTCTCAGGAGCTGCACTGCTGAACCAATAACCAATGGTATTGTTTGGACTGTTCAGAAAGATATCACCAGGTATTACTCATTGCTTATCACCAATCAAACTCTTTCTGTTTATTTAGGTAATCTTGTTGATCATACTTATACTGGGGTTTATCATGTTCACTTGACTTTCCATTTTTACCCTGCTCAAAATTATCTGGGTCATGGTTTTAATGCTGATTTAATCCTTCCCATTTCGAGAAATTTACCGTTGAAAGATGGGCTGTGGTTTCAAGTTGTTAATTCGACTCATGTACAGTCCAAGAAGTTTAAAATACCCAAAAATGCGTATAAGGCCGTGTTGGAGGTATATGTTTCACCTCACGAGAATGATGAGTTTTGGTATACTAATTTACCAAATGAGTACATTGCTCTAAATAACCTTACTAATGTTCCCGGAAACGGGCCTTTTAGGGAAGTTTTGGTTAGTTTGGATGGTAAGGTAGTTGGTGCAGTCTGGCCATTTACAGTCATATACACCGGAGGAGTTAATCCCCTTTTGTGGAGACCCATTTCTGCAATTGGATCATTTGATCTCCCTACCTATGATATCGAGGTTACCCCGTTGCTAGAAACATTATTAGATGGGAAGACTCATGAGTTTGGTTTTAGCGTTACAAATGCTTTAAATGTGTGGTACATAGACGCAAATTTGCATATCTGGTTGGATGGAAAGAGTGAAAAAACAGAAGGTAAGGTATTGAGAACTAGTAGTTTGTCTCGTCGTGTTTCTTCTGAATCAAATTTTACTGGGTTGAATGGGACATTTTTGACAACGGTTAGTAGGCTAATAAAGTCTACTGGATGGGTGAAGTCATCTTACGGGAAGATAACCACTCAGGCAATTCAACAATTCAATTACAGTAATTTAATGGAAATGGGCAATAATGGGAATATGCAAATAGTGCATCAGAGGATTGATTTTAATGATAATGTCATTGCCAATTCAGGACCTTATGTAGATTCAGTAACATCATTGAAAACATTTCCCCTTTACTTATACTCAAAAAATGCTGACCAAGGAGATGGAGCATATACTTCTGTAGCTAATCTGTCAATGGGTTTCAATGAGAAGAGAATCAAGAAATCTAAGTTTGGATCATCCGTCAGCTCTCTCAAAAATTTGCAAGAAGGACAATCTTCTATGCTTGTTAAGGGCAACCTAGTAGTCAGCGGTGTAGGAAGTACACAGCAGGCATACAGCTTCAACAGCCATAACTCTTGCTACTTTAG